The following are encoded in a window of Limibacter armeniacum genomic DNA:
- a CDS encoding glycoside hydrolase family 13 protein, producing the protein MRHYKLLGAFLSLLMIGFHAHAKYEIDRVEPTFWWTGMKNQDLQLMIYGEKISDLKPEVSYQGVTLKQAISVESPNYLFLDLHISPETNPGKFDILFKDVKGKTVKRYAYELKERSQKGEEYKGFDNSDVMYLITPDRFVNGNPDNDNVAGLKEQSDRNFKGGRHGGDIQGIINSLDYIKDMGFTAIWVNPVLENDQETYSYHGYSTTDFYRVDPRFGTNEEYKQLSDQAASKDIKLIMDMILNHCGSEHWWMKDLPSSDWLNYQEGEFVQTNHKKAAILDPYASKIDKEKYFDGWFVKTMPDLNQRNPLMANYLIQNTIWWVEYLNLAGIRMDTYSYPDMDFMAEWTRRVMEEYPNFNIVGEEWSENPALVSYWQKGKENFNGYVSYLPSLMDFPLQGALKKSLQREAVQAYNGGLNTVYEMLANDFLYADPFNLVIFPDNHDMDRFFTQVNGDVGLFKMGVAYVLTMRGIPQLYYGTEVLMQNEGHPGDHGIIRTDFPGGWEGDKVNAFTGEGLSGEQKDAKEFVKRLLNWRKDNKAVQEGKLTHYAPENNDIYVYFRYNADEKVMVVLNKSKNNQTLKLDRFSQLLEGVTQGKDVISGKSFDMKDSIELTADSPMVLELK; encoded by the coding sequence ATGAGACATTACAAACTTTTAGGGGCATTCCTTTCATTGCTGATGATAGGCTTTCATGCTCACGCCAAGTATGAGATTGATAGAGTGGAGCCAACATTCTGGTGGACAGGGATGAAGAATCAGGATCTTCAACTGATGATCTATGGAGAAAAAATTTCAGACCTGAAGCCTGAAGTCAGTTATCAGGGAGTAACACTTAAACAAGCTATCTCAGTTGAAAGTCCTAATTACCTTTTTCTGGACCTTCACATTAGTCCTGAGACAAATCCTGGAAAGTTTGATATTCTCTTTAAGGATGTAAAAGGGAAGACAGTAAAGCGATATGCCTACGAACTGAAGGAGCGTTCCCAGAAAGGAGAGGAGTACAAAGGTTTTGACAATAGTGATGTCATGTACTTGATTACACCTGACCGTTTTGTAAATGGTAATCCTGACAATGACAATGTAGCTGGGTTAAAAGAACAGTCAGACCGTAACTTTAAGGGAGGTAGACATGGCGGTGATATTCAAGGAATCATCAACTCATTGGACTATATCAAGGATATGGGTTTTACAGCTATTTGGGTAAACCCTGTTTTGGAAAATGACCAAGAAACATACTCATATCATGGTTATTCTACTACAGACTTTTACCGAGTTGACCCTAGGTTTGGTACTAATGAGGAATACAAGCAACTAAGTGATCAGGCAGCATCGAAAGACATTAAGCTGATTATGGACATGATCCTGAACCACTGTGGATCTGAGCACTGGTGGATGAAAGACTTGCCTTCTTCTGATTGGTTAAACTATCAGGAAGGAGAGTTTGTACAGACAAACCACAAGAAGGCGGCAATTTTGGACCCTTATGCCTCAAAAATAGATAAGGAAAAATACTTTGATGGTTGGTTTGTGAAAACAATGCCTGACCTGAATCAGCGTAATCCATTGATGGCGAATTACTTGATCCAAAACACTATTTGGTGGGTAGAGTACTTGAACCTTGCAGGTATTAGAATGGACACTTACTCTTATCCTGATATGGACTTTATGGCTGAGTGGACACGCCGAGTTATGGAGGAGTATCCGAATTTTAATATTGTAGGAGAGGAGTGGTCAGAAAACCCAGCATTGGTTTCTTACTGGCAAAAAGGTAAAGAAAACTTCAATGGGTATGTTTCTTATTTGCCGAGTTTAATGGATTTTCCATTGCAAGGAGCACTTAAGAAAAGTCTTCAGCGTGAAGCTGTACAAGCTTATAATGGCGGTTTGAATACAGTATATGAAATGCTGGCCAATGATTTTCTGTATGCGGATCCTTTCAATTTGGTAATTTTCCCAGACAACCATGATATGGACAGGTTCTTTACCCAAGTCAATGGAGATGTTGGGCTGTTTAAAATGGGAGTGGCTTATGTCTTGACAATGAGAGGTATTCCTCAACTTTATTATGGTACGGAAGTGTTGATGCAAAATGAAGGTCATCCTGGTGATCATGGGATTATCCGTACAGATTTCCCAGGTGGCTGGGAAGGAGATAAAGTGAATGCATTTACAGGCGAAGGACTTTCAGGTGAACAGAAAGATGCCAAGGAATTTGTAAAGAGGTTACTTAATTGGAGAAAAGACAACAAGGCAGTACAAGAAGGTAAACTGACTCATTATGCTCCTGAGAACAATGACATTTATGTTTACTTCAGGTATAATGCAGACGAAAAGGTGATGGTTGTACTGAACAAGAGTAAAAACAATCAGACCTTAAAACTGGATAGGTTCAGTCAGTTGCTTGAAGGTGTTACGCAAGGTAAAGATGTAATTAGTGGAAAGTCTTTTGACATGAAAGACAGTATTGAACTGACAGCTGATAGTCCAATGGTATTGGAACTGAAGTAA
- the accC gene encoding acetyl-CoA carboxylase biotin carboxylase subunit, whose product MSIPKIKIKKILIANRGEIAIRVIRSAKELGIKTVAVYSEADRLAPHVRMADEAVLLGPAPSAQSYLQMDKIIQVCKDLHVDAVHPGYGFLSENAIFAKKVAEAGIKFIGPSPEAIEVMGSKLAAKQAVAKYDIPLVPGTSEAVEDIDLAKKKAAEIGYPVLIKASAGGGGKGMRIVEKEADFEEAMERAVSEAVSAFGDGSVFIEKFITSPRHIEFQVMGDEHGNTVHLFERECSVQRRHQKVIEEAPSAILTPEVRKEMGACAVNVAKACNYFGAGTVEFIVDDQLNYYFLEMNTRLQVEHPVTEQITGLDLVKTQIKVAEGEQLPFTQEDLEFTGHSIEVRVYAEDPANNFLPDIGTLQTYRKPEGIGIRVDDGYEEDMEIPIYYDPMIGKLIATGATRQEAIERMLRAIDEYQIIGVETTLNFCKFVLQHDAFVSGNFDTKFVEKYFNPSVFVDADHSEEEEIAVALVAHLLDKGNTTAVTTDQQVEKGSKSKWKSRLR is encoded by the coding sequence ATGTCAATACCAAAAATTAAAATAAAAAAGATACTCATTGCCAATCGTGGTGAGATTGCAATCAGGGTCATAAGATCTGCCAAGGAATTGGGGATTAAAACAGTAGCGGTCTACAGTGAAGCAGACCGCTTGGCGCCTCATGTAAGAATGGCAGACGAGGCTGTATTGTTGGGGCCTGCACCATCTGCACAGTCTTATCTCCAAATGGATAAAATTATCCAAGTTTGTAAAGACCTTCATGTAGATGCAGTACACCCAGGGTATGGTTTCTTGTCAGAAAATGCAATTTTTGCGAAAAAAGTAGCAGAAGCTGGAATCAAGTTTATTGGTCCTTCACCTGAAGCAATTGAGGTGATGGGTAGTAAGTTGGCAGCAAAACAGGCAGTTGCGAAATATGATATCCCTTTGGTACCCGGTACTAGTGAGGCGGTGGAAGATATTGACCTTGCTAAGAAAAAAGCAGCTGAAATTGGTTATCCTGTCTTGATAAAGGCTAGCGCAGGTGGTGGCGGTAAAGGTATGAGGATCGTCGAAAAGGAAGCTGACTTTGAAGAAGCAATGGAGCGTGCAGTAAGTGAGGCAGTTTCTGCTTTTGGTGACGGTTCTGTGTTTATTGAAAAATTCATTACCTCTCCTCGACATATTGAGTTTCAGGTGATGGGAGATGAACATGGCAATACAGTACACCTTTTTGAACGTGAGTGTTCTGTACAGCGTCGCCACCAAAAGGTAATTGAAGAAGCACCGTCTGCGATCCTAACTCCTGAGGTTAGAAAGGAAATGGGAGCATGTGCAGTCAATGTAGCGAAAGCATGTAATTACTTCGGGGCAGGAACAGTAGAGTTTATCGTTGATGATCAGCTCAATTATTACTTCCTTGAGATGAATACACGTCTTCAGGTAGAGCATCCTGTTACTGAGCAGATAACAGGTCTTGACTTGGTGAAGACTCAAATAAAAGTAGCAGAAGGGGAGCAATTGCCTTTTACACAGGAAGACCTTGAATTTACAGGACATTCGATTGAAGTAAGGGTTTATGCAGAAGATCCAGCAAATAACTTCTTGCCAGACATCGGTACACTACAGACTTATAGAAAACCTGAGGGAATCGGTATAAGGGTAGACGACGGTTATGAGGAAGATATGGAGATTCCGATTTACTATGACCCAATGATTGGAAAGCTGATTGCGACTGGTGCTACACGTCAGGAAGCAATTGAGAGAATGTTGAGAGCGATTGATGAGTACCAAATTATAGGGGTGGAAACAACTTTGAACTTCTGTAAATTTGTACTTCAACATGATGCTTTTGTTTCCGGAAACTTTGATACCAAATTTGTCGAAAAGTATTTTAATCCATCTGTTTTTGTGGATGCCGATCATTCGGAGGAAGAAGAAATCGCTGTAGCATTGGTAGCACATCTTTTGGATAAAGGAAATACAACTGCTGTAACTACTGATCAGCAAGTAGAGAAAGGCAGCAAAAGTAAGTGGAAATCAAGACTACGCTAA
- a CDS encoding two-component regulator propeller domain-containing protein: MYHPSLPVPALILLLSFVFTAQSLCAQLYNFSHYTNKDGLSQNHCTSLLQDRRGKLWIGTSEGGVCQFDGHHFKIFDTHKGLSSNFTTGIAEDNQGNIWISTTNGLNKFDGNNISSFLDHTDSPITISSLSTDDEHNIWFLDNLGQISRLTRQLTQAVYHEEMDAGLTAYAFTEEHHLIYANHNGISMLNNNGDYLFKIPFNQKVNCLLQIHEGKWMVGTSQGLYVLENQQLTIPTQYKALSFSNINKVLKDSKGRVWVATAGHGVYCIKGNDTIRLSKENGLSQTVNDLLEDLEGGIWFATPDGIFRLNNFAFAFYNETHGAKEANVHSLTYGPNGFLYWTNSSHLQWLDSLNKIHSEPLPPKIQSSESPKLVADSTALWLITQHAVFRKSPHDKYWKSLNSSHQIATDETFTCGTIHHGTLYIGGNSGVYYFQNDSIYPFLSGISATSCMLKDKQNRLWVGSNQDGLYLINQDSSVHHYHYNNGLPSKYINTLLEDAKGNIWIGTSGNSLAKIPFNDPDKVVTYEEEEFISTNIYSLATDSYGHIWAGSDRGMNKVIILENDYIRIERYTSNEGFSTLEVSKDAGLSGKAYSWFGTKNGLTRINPNEDILVTRPPDIQFTGIDLFFENISLQEYAEGIESWSQMPFRLQLPYDMNHLTFHFSGISMNIPERVRYQWKLSGLDEDWSPPSDQSFAVYPNLEPGNYQFMVKARNARGKYNEIPAVYHFEIQKPFYATKLFLALSLVTIVISLYYLLKYRADTYEKTKLLLREKVNERTAELAKQSLELELKRKELQDKNAEMSRIHSKMVSSLQYAGRIQKVLLDCQSDFDRLIPQSFVLDVPKDIVTGDFYWLYESEEFTHFALIDCTNRGVPAAFISIVGKDYLQQIVSEKPELTPSQVLAELNEIMTNILQSGENKEINDGMDIAYCRFSKLAPDMLFAGARRPIIMVKNNQLDEIKGDFSSIGLNYNKKMAQFQDHYIRFDHETVFYLFSDGFANQFDKEGNRFKRTRFRKLLLENVSLPFDKQKAALEKTFINWKADAEQLDDMMVIGFKLVQN, translated from the coding sequence ATGTATCACCCTTCACTACCTGTCCCTGCATTAATACTGCTGCTGTCCTTTGTATTTACTGCTCAATCGTTATGTGCGCAACTTTATAACTTTTCACACTACACCAATAAGGATGGGCTTTCACAAAACCACTGTACCTCCTTGCTACAGGATAGACGAGGCAAACTCTGGATCGGAACAAGTGAAGGTGGCGTATGTCAGTTTGACGGTCACCATTTCAAAATATTTGATACGCATAAAGGGCTTTCCAGTAACTTCACGACAGGTATAGCCGAAGATAACCAAGGCAATATCTGGATTAGCACCACTAATGGACTCAATAAGTTTGATGGCAATAACATCAGCAGTTTCCTTGACCACACAGACTCTCCGATTACCATCTCTTCCCTTTCTACTGATGATGAACACAACATCTGGTTTTTGGATAATTTGGGGCAAATCAGCCGCCTAACAAGACAATTGACACAAGCTGTTTATCATGAAGAAATGGATGCAGGCTTAACAGCTTATGCTTTTACTGAAGAACACCACCTGATTTATGCCAACCATAACGGCATATCGATGCTTAACAATAATGGTGACTACCTGTTCAAAATCCCTTTCAATCAAAAAGTTAATTGTCTGCTCCAAATTCATGAAGGCAAATGGATGGTAGGCACTTCTCAAGGCTTATATGTACTGGAAAATCAACAATTGACAATTCCTACTCAATACAAAGCCCTCTCATTTTCTAATATCAATAAGGTTCTAAAGGACAGTAAAGGAAGAGTCTGGGTGGCTACTGCCGGACATGGAGTGTACTGTATCAAAGGGAATGATACAATCAGGCTCAGTAAAGAAAATGGCTTATCCCAAACTGTTAATGACCTGCTGGAAGATTTGGAAGGTGGAATCTGGTTTGCGACACCTGATGGCATATTTAGGTTAAACAACTTTGCTTTTGCCTTCTACAACGAAACTCATGGTGCCAAAGAAGCCAATGTACACTCCCTCACTTACGGACCAAATGGCTTCCTGTATTGGACAAACTCATCACACCTACAATGGCTGGACAGCCTTAATAAAATTCATTCGGAACCATTGCCACCAAAAATCCAATCCAGTGAATCACCTAAACTGGTTGCTGACAGTACTGCGCTATGGCTAATTACGCAACATGCTGTTTTTAGGAAAAGTCCCCACGACAAATATTGGAAAAGCCTGAATTCAAGCCATCAAATAGCTACTGATGAAACATTCACATGTGGTACAATCCACCACGGCACACTCTACATAGGTGGAAATAGTGGTGTCTACTATTTCCAAAATGATAGTATCTACCCTTTTCTTTCAGGAATTTCGGCTACATCCTGTATGCTGAAAGACAAACAGAACAGGTTATGGGTTGGGAGTAACCAAGATGGCTTATACCTAATCAATCAGGACAGTTCCGTACACCACTACCACTACAACAATGGGCTGCCTAGTAAATATATAAACACGCTATTGGAGGATGCTAAAGGAAATATCTGGATTGGTACTTCAGGAAATAGCCTAGCTAAAATCCCATTTAACGATCCTGATAAAGTCGTTACTTATGAAGAAGAAGAGTTTATCTCTACCAATATTTACTCTTTGGCAACTGACTCATATGGACATATCTGGGCCGGTTCAGATAGAGGAATGAATAAGGTGATCATACTGGAAAATGACTATATCAGAATCGAGCGATATACAAGCAATGAAGGTTTCAGCACTTTGGAAGTCAGTAAAGATGCTGGCTTATCGGGAAAGGCATATAGCTGGTTCGGAACCAAGAATGGATTAACCAGAATTAATCCCAATGAAGATATATTGGTCACAAGACCACCTGACATACAATTTACAGGTATTGACCTCTTTTTTGAGAATATCAGCCTTCAAGAATACGCTGAAGGAATTGAAAGCTGGTCTCAAATGCCTTTCAGGTTACAACTTCCTTATGATATGAATCACCTCACCTTTCACTTTTCAGGGATCAGCATGAATATTCCTGAGCGGGTTCGCTACCAATGGAAACTAAGTGGACTGGATGAAGACTGGTCTCCACCATCAGACCAAAGCTTTGCTGTTTACCCCAACCTTGAACCTGGAAATTACCAGTTTATGGTAAAGGCTCGAAATGCGAGAGGTAAATACAATGAAATACCTGCTGTTTATCATTTTGAAATCCAAAAGCCATTTTACGCCACCAAACTGTTTCTTGCTTTATCTCTGGTCACTATAGTCATTTCACTGTATTACCTATTGAAATACAGGGCTGATACTTATGAGAAAACCAAACTTTTGCTTAGAGAAAAAGTCAATGAACGAACTGCAGAATTAGCCAAACAAAGCCTAGAACTGGAACTCAAACGGAAAGAGCTACAGGACAAGAATGCTGAGATGAGTCGAATCCATTCCAAAATGGTAAGCAGCCTGCAGTATGCCGGACGAATTCAGAAAGTTCTGCTTGATTGCCAAAGTGATTTTGACAGGCTTATCCCTCAATCTTTTGTATTGGATGTACCAAAAGACATCGTAACTGGTGATTTCTATTGGCTTTATGAATCTGAAGAGTTTACCCACTTTGCATTGATTGATTGCACAAACAGAGGTGTTCCCGCTGCATTTATATCCATTGTAGGGAAGGATTATCTACAACAGATTGTTAGTGAAAAACCAGAACTGACACCATCTCAGGTACTGGCTGAACTGAACGAGATCATGACCAATATTTTGCAAAGTGGAGAGAATAAGGAAATCAATGACGGAATGGATATTGCCTATTGCCGCTTCAGCAAGTTGGCACCTGATATGCTTTTTGCCGGAGCTAGACGCCCGATTATTATGGTAAAAAATAATCAGCTAGATGAAATCAAGGGAGACTTCTCCAGTATAGGACTGAATTACAATAAAAAAATGGCACAGTTTCAGGATCATTATATCCGATTCGACCATGAAACTGTTTTTTACTTATTTTCAGATGGGTTTGCCAATCAATTTGATAAGGAAGGGAATCGATTCAAGCGCACTCGCTTCCGAAAACTATTGCTCGAAAATGTCTCCCTGCCATTTGACAAGCAAAAAGCTGCCCTTGAAAAAACTTTTATCAACTGGAAAGCTGATGCAGAACAATTGGACGATATGATGGTCATAGGATTTAAATTAGTACAAAATTAA
- a CDS encoding CsgG/HfaB family protein — protein sequence MRRVLSGLILILLTIGTSYAQDKEVVAVTPVTSSITRGARAYANSLTEVIVDGIVKSNRFRVVDRSNFDDILSEENLQKGESFIDGLVVEQGKKLGAQYIITGNLSSASADPQYRYERYRNRTRKVLAGYNAHVSFTMKVIDVETGEILGSDVFDNRSGGYWVFDGLYQSPEAAITAALKNARPHTIRFVDQHFPLDMKIFEIAQQKRGYAKEIVVTGGRNNGLKVGQWLKVVHVSRVNLEGKFVKRSKPLGWAQVVSVDDEYFSTCKVKRDGGDKIFELFHNDPENVRVMSGQ from the coding sequence ATGAGACGTGTACTCTCAGGATTGATTCTGATTCTTTTAACTATCGGGACTAGCTATGCACAAGACAAAGAAGTAGTCGCCGTAACACCAGTCACATCCTCTATAACAAGAGGAGCCAGAGCTTATGCCAACAGTTTAACCGAAGTGATTGTGGATGGTATCGTAAAATCCAACCGCTTTCGAGTAGTTGACCGCTCCAATTTTGACGATATTCTTTCGGAAGAGAACTTGCAGAAAGGGGAAAGCTTTATTGATGGTCTTGTTGTGGAGCAAGGTAAAAAACTTGGTGCGCAATACATTATCACAGGCAACCTAAGCAGTGCCTCTGCCGATCCGCAATACCGATATGAAAGGTATCGCAACCGTACAAGAAAGGTATTGGCAGGATACAATGCCCATGTTTCGTTCACCATGAAAGTCATAGATGTAGAAACAGGTGAAATCTTGGGTTCAGATGTATTCGACAACCGATCTGGAGGCTACTGGGTGTTTGATGGACTTTACCAAAGCCCTGAGGCTGCAATTACCGCTGCCCTCAAAAATGCCCGCCCACATACGATCAGGTTTGTTGACCAGCACTTTCCGCTGGATATGAAAATCTTTGAAATTGCCCAACAGAAAAGAGGCTATGCAAAAGAAATTGTTGTAACTGGAGGTCGAAACAATGGACTGAAAGTAGGACAATGGCTGAAAGTGGTGCATGTATCACGTGTTAACCTTGAAGGAAAGTTTGTCAAGAGAAGCAAACCTTTGGGCTGGGCGCAAGTGGTAAGTGTTGATGATGAGTACTTCTCAACCTGTAAGGTTAAAAGAGATGGTGGGGACAAAATATTCGAACTGTTTCACAATGACCCTGAAAATGTAAGGGTAATGAGTGGTCAGTAA
- a CDS encoding ABC transporter ATP-binding protein: MLKAINIKKSYGGVPVLKGIDIEVQKGEVVTIVGASGAGKSTLLQILGTLDKPDDGEVLLNGQNVSSMEGDELAKIRNLEMGFVFQFHNLLPEFTALENICMPGMIKGLTLDELKPKALELMEMLNISHRQDHKPAEMSGGEQQRTAVARALINDPSIIFADEPSGNLDSHNADSLHKLFFQLREDLNQTFVIVTHNKEFASMADRILEIADGQIYQEVKKQV, from the coding sequence ATGCTCAAAGCAATCAACATAAAGAAATCTTACGGTGGAGTTCCTGTCTTAAAAGGAATTGATATAGAAGTTCAAAAGGGTGAAGTGGTAACAATTGTTGGAGCTTCAGGTGCTGGCAAAAGCACACTATTGCAAATATTAGGCACACTAGATAAGCCTGATGATGGAGAGGTACTTTTGAACGGTCAGAATGTTTCATCTATGGAAGGTGATGAACTGGCTAAAATAAGAAACCTTGAAATGGGGTTTGTTTTTCAATTCCATAACCTTTTACCTGAATTTACGGCACTGGAAAATATCTGCATGCCTGGCATGATCAAGGGGCTTACTTTAGATGAACTAAAGCCCAAGGCACTTGAACTAATGGAAATGCTCAATATTTCACATAGGCAAGACCATAAGCCAGCAGAAATGTCAGGTGGAGAGCAGCAGCGAACAGCTGTCGCAAGGGCACTGATCAACGATCCGTCAATCATTTTTGCAGATGAACCAAGTGGTAACTTGGACTCTCATAATGCAGACAGCCTTCATAAGCTTTTCTTTCAATTGAGGGAGGACCTTAACCAGACGTTCGTAATCGTCACTCATAATAAAGAATTTGCTTCTATGGCAGACCGAATTCTTGAAATTGCTGATGGACAAATCTATCAGGAAGTCAAAAAACAGGTCTGA
- a CDS encoding DNA-3-methyladenine glycosylase family protein: protein MTEEIRVHLAQDVELARLIETVDLHEIEKGDDIFGSLVSSIISQQLSVKAAATIYKRFEQLIGGLPTPEKLLALTEDELRSVGISRQKTGYLYNIADFFSLEENRQLPWRELEDTEVLKKLVSIKGVGEWTVHMIMIFRLGREDVLPVGDLGIQNGMVKLYGLEGKGKELHKKMKEIAAPWAPYRSYASRLIWKSLDNE from the coding sequence ATGACTGAGGAAATTCGAGTGCATTTGGCTCAGGATGTAGAGTTAGCTAGACTGATAGAAACAGTTGATTTACATGAGATTGAAAAAGGAGATGACATTTTTGGGTCATTGGTCAGCTCTATCATTTCACAACAACTGTCCGTAAAAGCAGCTGCAACCATTTATAAGCGATTTGAACAACTGATAGGCGGTTTGCCTACACCTGAGAAGTTACTAGCCTTAACGGAAGATGAATTGCGTTCTGTAGGCATTTCAAGGCAGAAGACAGGATACTTGTACAACATAGCAGATTTTTTCTCATTGGAAGAGAATAGACAACTGCCGTGGAGAGAGTTGGAAGATACTGAAGTGCTTAAAAAGCTAGTAAGCATTAAAGGAGTGGGAGAGTGGACTGTGCATATGATTATGATTTTCAGACTTGGCAGGGAGGATGTATTACCGGTAGGCGATTTGGGGATACAGAATGGAATGGTGAAGCTTTATGGCTTAGAGGGAAAAGGAAAAGAGCTGCATAAGAAAATGAAAGAAATAGCAGCGCCTTGGGCGCCATACCGTTCCTATGCAAGCCGATTGATTTGGAAGTCGTTGGACAATGAGTAA
- the ade gene encoding adenine deaminase — protein sequence MPASFNIKANLVDLKNKAIYPAEVVVSHGKISRISRIPESEIREHGFMMPGFVDAHIHIESAMLIPSEFARMAVVHGTVATISDPHEIANVMGMEGIEYMINNGNKVPFKFYFGAPSCVPATNFETAGAEITADDIRTLLKRDEIKYLAEMMNWPGVLFEDPDVMEKIKIAHELKKPVDGHAPGLKGDKATKYIQAGITTDHECTSEDEARHKLENGMKIQIREGSAAHNFDALVGLARHHADQMMFCSDDKHPHELQHGHINQLVKRAIEQDVDLFDALDMASSNVISHYNLEVGKLTVGDPADFIMVEDLKDFNVLRTYIDGKLVAENGKSLIETVPEKCINKFNITYLEESAFKLKPKSDKINVVVAFDGELITEKLTTDCLTIDNNVVSDVKNDILKYTVVNRYVESHPAIGFIKNLGLKKGAIACSVAHDSHNIVAVGVDDASICKAVNLLVDAKGGLAIYTDEEVAVLPLPVAGLMTNEDAYKVAEQYQKLLDKTKVLGSTMHDPFMTLSFMALLVIPSIKLSDKGLFDGEKFQFIDVFA from the coding sequence ATGCCTGCATCTTTTAATATTAAGGCTAATCTTGTTGACTTAAAAAACAAAGCAATCTATCCAGCTGAGGTAGTCGTGTCTCACGGCAAAATTTCACGTATATCCCGCATTCCAGAAAGCGAAATCCGAGAACATGGTTTTATGATGCCGGGCTTTGTTGATGCACACATTCACATAGAAAGCGCTATGCTTATTCCAAGTGAGTTTGCCAGAATGGCGGTTGTTCATGGAACTGTAGCGACCATTTCAGACCCCCATGAAATCGCCAATGTCATGGGAATGGAAGGTATCGAGTATATGATCAATAATGGGAACAAGGTACCTTTCAAGTTCTATTTCGGAGCACCATCCTGCGTTCCTGCTACCAACTTTGAAACAGCAGGTGCTGAGATTACAGCTGATGACATCAGAACGCTTCTGAAGAGGGATGAAATCAAATATCTGGCAGAGATGATGAACTGGCCAGGTGTTTTGTTTGAAGATCCTGATGTGATGGAAAAAATCAAAATCGCACACGAGTTGAAAAAGCCTGTTGATGGTCATGCGCCAGGACTAAAAGGAGACAAAGCAACCAAGTATATCCAAGCTGGAATCACGACTGACCATGAATGTACTTCGGAAGATGAAGCACGTCATAAGCTTGAAAACGGCATGAAAATCCAGATTAGGGAAGGCAGTGCTGCCCATAATTTTGATGCTTTAGTTGGTTTGGCAAGACACCATGCAGATCAAATGATGTTCTGTTCTGATGATAAGCACCCTCATGAGCTTCAGCATGGACATATCAACCAACTTGTCAAACGAGCTATTGAGCAGGATGTTGACTTGTTTGATGCCTTGGATATGGCTTCAAGCAACGTGATTTCGCATTATAACTTGGAGGTAGGTAAATTAACGGTTGGTGACCCTGCTGACTTCATTATGGTCGAAGACTTAAAGGACTTTAATGTTCTAAGAACTTATATTGATGGAAAGCTGGTGGCTGAAAATGGCAAATCCCTGATCGAGACGGTACCAGAAAAATGCATCAACAAGTTCAATATCACTTACCTTGAGGAAAGTGCTTTCAAGTTGAAACCGAAAAGCGACAAGATCAATGTAGTGGTTGCTTTTGATGGTGAACTGATTACAGAAAAACTTACGACTGACTGCCTTACAATTGACAATAATGTCGTTTCTGATGTCAAAAATGACATCCTGAAATACACTGTAGTCAATCGCTATGTTGAGAGTCATCCTGCTATTGGTTTTATTAAAAACCTTGGTCTCAAAAAAGGTGCTATCGCTTGTTCTGTGGCACATGACTCACATAATATTGTCGCTGTTGGAGTGGATGATGCCAGTATCTGTAAAGCCGTAAATCTACTTGTAGATGCAAAAGGAGGTTTAGCCATTTATACAGATGAAGAAGTGGCTGTATTACCATTGCCGGTTGCGGGACTTATGACCAATGAAGATGCCTATAAAGTAGCAGAACAATACCAGAAATTGCTTGACAAGACCAAAGTATTAGGTTCAACAATGCATGACCCCTTTATGACGCTTTCCTTTATGGCATTGCTGGTAATCCCATCTATCAAACTAAGTGATAAAGGTTTGTTTGATGGAGAAAAGTTTCAGTTTATTGATGTATTTGCGTAG